From the Drosophila willistoni isolate 14030-0811.24 chromosome 2L unlocalized genomic scaffold, UCI_dwil_1.1 Seg168, whole genome shotgun sequence genome, the window TGGACGGAATCTGCGAAGGGCCGTTGGACTTACTGCCTTATCCCAGACCTACAACAGTGGATAGGCAGAATGAGTTGGATTTTTatcatgttttatttatttttttgtgttactTTACACATAAAGTACACACGTTTAgcatagtaaaaaaaaacccacatagaaaaatgtttgccttttctctttgttgtgttttgtttaaCGGTTGGATTTGGCCACACGCTCCAATTCGTCCTTCTTCTTGATGGCATAGGAGTTGGAAGAGCCCTTGGCAGCGTTAATCAACTCATCGGCCAAGCACTCGGCAATGGTCTTGATGTTCCTGAAGGCAGCCTCACGAGCTCCAGTGCACAACAGCCAGATAGCCTGGTTAACACGACGCAATGGCGACACATCCACAGCCTGACGACGGACAGTACCAGCACGACCAATACGTGTGGAGTCCTCACGTGGTCCCGAGTTGATGATGGCGCTCACAAGGATCTGCAGAGGATTCTCGCCAGTCAGCAAATGAATGATTTCAAACGAGTGCTTGACAATGCGGCAGGCCATCAGCTTCTTGCCATTGTTGCGTCCCTTCATCATCAGGGAGCAGGTCAGGCGCTCCACAATGGGGCACTGGGCCTTGCGGAAACGCTTGGCAGCATACCGACCAGCCGAATGGGGCAAATAACGTGCGAATTTCTCTTTCACCGAAATGTAATCCTGCAGAGAAATGTCGTTGACGGTGACATCATCGCATGACCAGCGGCCGAACAATTTAATTTCGGGCAACTCAGTGGTGGCCACCACATTTGTTTCCAAAATGGTATCAGCACTCTCGGTTTCCAAGGGTGCGGCGGCTGCCGGCTCCTCGAAATTCTCCACAGCGGATTCAGCTACGTCGGTCATGATTTTTCACAGATGCAATTGGAGACACGATGTCAGCGCAAAGGCGAACgcctgaaaaaaaaagttacgTTTTACCTGACACAAATTCCGACGAATGCACGTGGTGCGGAGCCGGCATCGTCGAGGACGCAAGGCACAAAGCTTTTCACTGCCCTCGCTATGAAGCACAGAGACTCGAGTTGGAGTCCAGGATCGGCACGCGCATTACCATTGAGAACCTGTGTGCGAGTTTGCGGCAGCCGTCAAGGTCGAACAACGGCGACTAGAGAGGCTGAGAAGGGAAGTTtagtttaaaagtttttttttaagccgGCCGCTGCGAAGCAATACCTCGCGGTAGTCCACTGGAGCTTGTTTGAGTCACACCGCCAATAACTAACTATGCAAATACGTGAAGTAAATGAATTTTGGTTGTAAGTAAAaatgaacataaaaaaaaaaaaacatacatactacGCTCTCTCGTTCTGCTGCCTTCAGCGGCAGAACTTATATACTTAAGAATTCTTAGGCTAAgcacaaaaacattttttaaataaaattcattcGGTTTTTACCGTCAAGAATAAACGCAACGATTATTTAATTGTCTTATTTCTACAATATGAATAAAGaacaaattcatttttaacAGTTTTCAAAGATTCGAGCTTGTacccttaggtcggagtgggtagaaGTTGTAACactaactttacttagggtcattcgtaagaggcccgggcctggtgtcatttgggccacttgttcgtactaagcgttgtacgactacgtctatatatAGTGGTAAGTGACATGCTCAGCAAATACGAGAAGACTTTCTCAAGGATTACTGCCTATGCGGATGGCATAACCATTACCATCACGGGGCGATGTCTCTCAACACCTAGTTGTCCACTGAATTACTCTTGGTGTTATGCTAAAGTGGGCCCGTAAACCCGGAGTGAATCGTAAACAAGATGGACCAAATTCACTTCACTAAGAGATACAAGGTTCCGCACTTGAAAACGCCCAAAATAGATGGCATTTCTTTGACACCAGGCGAAAATTTGGCGAGCAATACAGCACAGCGTCTTGCTGCCAATAACTCAATCAAAGTACAGGGATACGGTCATACGTCATTAGCTAGAACTATGAGCGTAGCCATAGATCACATGTTAGAATGAAGGAGACCCAATAACGATGGTCTGACTACTGCAGCATATTTCAATCGGAGTTTATCGTTTTGCATCGCTGTtaagaaaactaaaacttGCAGCTAGCTAGCAATACGGTGAACGAGCAGTGGAAAGCCTTTACAAGGTACAGCATGCGAGACGACAGACTGACAGCGCCGATGCTATGTCTGAGCTGCACGCATTGTAGCAAACTCACCGGACACTGCCTTACAGCATCTCATGCTTACAAACTAAACCTTATTGATTGCACCAACTGAAGAAAATGTAAGGCAACCAATGGCAAGCGTAGCTTTGGCAGCGTTATGGCATAGGAACCTGGAACCTCATCTATGGAACTCCCTTCAGGGTCGACCAAACGAACTATATACCAACTCTTGGTTCTCGCCAGACACACGAATATCCTAACATATGTAAGTCCCCATTGGTATTATGCACTTCCGCCAAAACTAAGAACGACAATGGGTCTGTTTGGGATTTCGAATTGATGTCCACCGGCTGAACCTAACGAACCTAAAGATATTTATCTTACCAATTCGTGCTTCTCTCTTGGCCTTTACTTTTACCTCTACTATATAGcaagatttaaaaaatccgAAACCCTGTTGGATACCGCTTGGCCCGCAGCTCATAAATGGAATTGGATAATCATTAGTTAAACACTTCCACTTGGTCAAGGACGTTTGGTTaagctttattttttgttttttgattcaAACTTATAATTATGTGAGTATTATGTAGTCTAAAAAgaatttctattttgtttgttattttgttattattgatgtaaacaaattaataaatagATACTGTAGTTTACATGTGTTATTGAAATATCGACTCCTTCACGATCGAAAATTggttagaaaatatttttgaaagaaatttattattgttgaAATTAGCTAGTAGCTATCCCCAATGCCACTCCACCAACGAAACCACACATGAAAATGTGTAACGATGTTATTCTGGGTTCATTATCATCGCCAATCATTTTAGTGTACCACTTTTTAAAGGTCTTATTGCTGTTTTGTACAAAACTGTCAGCTTTATCTAGTTTGCCATCAATATATGTTTCTGTCTGaaatgaaaaagtttattcatacatcaaaaaattgttttaaactCGAAGCCGTTCTGAAAAACGCAATATAAGTATCTTTGCAAAATGGGTGcattaatgaatgaatgaagcaTATCCGACTAtatgaagtatatatattcttgatcagcacgacgagacgagtgaaaatagtcatgtccgtctgttcgtTCGTCCGTCAAGgcgaactcctcctagaccgttaaagctacagggATGAAATTTAGCAAGTAAGTTGGTATAAGCTTTTCataagcttctgctctctgacgtgacggtagTGTTTTTGATAGTACCTGATTGTTTATTAATAGTTATTGTTTCTCTTAATTATTAACTGTACTATGAGCGTAGTAATTATTAATTGTACTTAGTTAGCTTACGCTTTCGCCGGTGTGTTTTtcttgacacccttgtgttttgTTTACACAATTTGCTAAattaattcgttttttttttgtgttttattgtttggtgtatttttttttttttttttgtttttgttttttctctctcgttattgttttttttcttaagaGTATATTCCGTCAATATTATTACTTCGGCCAAAAATCTACCTGAATTATAGTCCCAACAGGATCCAGCCtagaaatatatgtttctttaaTAGTATCCCAACGAAAGGCTTCGGCccttgattgcataaggtggaaaaaatctttttacatacataatgTGCGCACTTACTagacaaatatacataccaaaaattgtgtctctagctagtatagtttttgagataaacgctttttctttaaattacgggggcggaaatgggctgATGGATCTGAGTCCATTAATTTTACTCGTTGTCCACAATTGTATTTATATCGACGATGCAGACGTCCCGGCTGCAGTACTTAAGTCTTTCAACAAGATGATGAAGGAAAGAGTAGGAGCGTTCGCAGACCCTGACGAGGCTCTGCCACATAACATAAACACTGTAGCAACTATTCGAACAAATGGGGAACCGGTGTACTCTAAACTATACCCACTCCCAATGGGCGTTACGGACTTTGTCAACGCAGAAGTTAAACAACTTCTAGCCCACGGCATAATTCGACCCTCAAAATCTTCCTATAATAATCCGACATGGGTGGTGGACAAAAAAGGGACAGATGAAAACGGCTTCTATAAAAAGAGGCTAGTAATTGACTTTAGGAAACTAAACCAAAATACTACAGATGACAAGTGCCCTATTCCAATGATTTCAACAATCCTGTCGAACATAGGAAAGGCCCAATATTTTACAACATTGGACCTTAAAtcgggatttcatcaaataaGACTAGCAGAAAAAGACAGGGGGAAAACTGCTTTTTCTGTCAATAATGGGAAGTATGTAGAGTATCTGGGATTCATCGTATCTAGGGATGGTATTACAACTTCGCCCGAAACAGTTTAGgcaatcaaaaatttttcaatgcCAAGTATCCATTTTGATTTCAGATTCATTTCATCGAGTTTACTTTTATAaacataatatataatattttagcATCAGAAGAAGTTTTTTTAGCTTACCCACATTATCGACAACCATTCGATCTTACCACAGACGCTGCCCTTTCATCTTTCATCTTGATGGGCTAGGCGCTGTCCTTTCATCCTATCCCGTAAATTGCGTAATAACGAAAGAAATTTTGCGACCAACGAAAGAGAGCTTCTTGCCATAGTGTGGTCGCtaaaaaacttgaaaactaCCCATATGGGGTAAGAGACTTAAACATATTTACCGACCATCAGCCATTAACCTTCGCCGTATCAGACAAAACAAATACGCTGGAAAGCATATATTGATGGACATGGcgcaaaaattatttataaaccAGGAAAGGAATATTTCGTATCAGACGCTCTTTCGCGTCAGAACATTAACGCACTCGAATCACAAGATTTAAAATCCGATAGGGAAGTGGTAGACCAACCTATAGAATCAAGAGCCATAGTTCACGTAAAGCCGGCCAATCTACAGTTACAATCAATTACTTTGCTAATTTTAAGACAATATATTGCGATAATGTAAGGGCGATAAATTCTGAAATAATAAGGTCCTATTAAATGAGTTTGATATACAAATTGTCAATGCCCCACCCCTTCACAGTACATCTAATGGTCAAGTGGAAAGATTCCACAGCACGTTACTTGAGATCGCACGGTACGACAAAATAACAGCTCAGGCTAGCGACACTATCGATGTTATACTACTAGCAACAGTAAAGTATAACAGGTCAATCCATTCAGtcttgaacaaaaaaccaatcGAAGCAGTTCATGAAACTACGGTAGAAGAGGGAGAACAGGAAAACAGAACAAGAATAGACAAAAAGTACCAACGGGATGACAAAGTCTTGGTAAAATCAAACAAACGCCTTGGTAACAAACTTACTCCTTTGTGCAAGGAAGGAATTGTAGGGGCTGACCTGGAAACTAAAGTTCCTATAAAGAGGAGAGAAGTCCATAAGGACAATCTAAAATGAAAccttaaaaaattgtttgtttgtttgtttggttgtttgtttgtttttttctagaATTAGGTTTGCACACGTTCACAACTATTAGAGTAAtaagaatattttataatatccaAAATTACAGAACGGACTGTATACTGATACTTATAATACTGAGGACACACGCGACAATGACCATGAAAATTACGGACTATACCAAAGCAGACTTCATACAGATACTGGATGTAGACGTGACAATTTGGAAAGAGTACAGCTACCTCGGACATACGACAAACATTACCTCTTACAGGACATACGCGGACGAGACTAGGAAAACGATCGAATTCTTTATAGAAGATCATATTAAAAGAATCATTTTGACAGACATTAGGAAAATGTTagggggtgattggctgcgacgccgggcggaggcacgttgtctcggcggttggtcggccatgtggagcagggtatggtgtctttgcccgcatcgtcggcaaccatggcgagtccggcacgcgtcggatgaatgctcgtgtgccaagcaattggggcaatacttgttgatcagcaccgcccggagccgcttttcccctcggaggttcaggaagcgctgactctgccggagtgcatgaaccccccgacagacccggcatcggtacacgttcgtgccctgTGGAGCAGttcgtttgctgcggtggtgcggcagacgcgtgggggccatgtcgctatgaaggggcgagctgaacgaactctaacgaaagaaattacgtaggggggagtggattagtctatgcacgggaacgaacaacaggcacggagacgaggacattaggagggaacatagagggattgggagtcacgataggttttaggctcaggactcctgctgtcttgcaacagaatgagcttcgctacgggtcttcggatagacccacgcgcggtggtgacatcagccactcggacgagaccgtcagccccgggcagagtgcgctcaattcgccctaagcgccactcgttggaggggagatgatcttcggacacgatcacgaggtcgccggtctggatgctgcgagtcggtggtttccacttgttccgtttgtgaagctccttgaggtactcactcttccagcggcggcagaaagcctgctggattgccttcagtcgctgccatcggttgatcagcgacataggctcgaccaaaattttcggttccgcaatggataagagcggtcctccaatcaggaaatgtcccgggcttagggccagcagatcctctggatcctcgctcatgggagagattggcctggagtttaggcacgcttcgatcctacacaggagagtggaaagttcctcgaaggtgtatttgacagtggacgaggacttgtaaaacagggtcttaaaacttttgacccctgcttcccacagtcctcccatatgggacgcgcttggcggaatgaactgccaggataaaatgtgctggggaaatgccttcattatatcaagcttggtggcgttcaggaaatcttgttcgagcgcctttgaggcccctacgaaggttttgccattgtcggagtaaatgcgctgtgggcattgtctccgtgcgacaaaccgagagaaggctgcaagaaatctttcagtggtgaggtcggaggtagcctcgagatggattgccttcatgctgaaacacacaaagacgcagacataactcttagttatgagacacgcacgcccggtgtaatttttgatctcgaacggcgctgcgaagtcaatgcccgtgtgggtgaagggcctggagtacgtgatgcgttctcgagggagatcacccatcatctgggtctgtagtcgtcgacgatgaacgatgcagactttgcaccccttgatgtgggacttcaccatgttcttgatccgtgggatccagaatttggtgcgcagataccgcaccatcagttgattgccgccatgcaacgtgatgcggtgggcgaattcgacaagcaggcgagtgaaatgagtactataggggaggagaatagggtgacgttcatcataccggagggactcagcggtccggagtcgtccgcaggagcgGATTATCCCATGctggtcgagaaatggattcaaattgagtagcgtgctggatgatggcaggggtcgcccttcacccagggcccgtatctccgcgaggtattcccgacgctgagaggtccgaatcaaggcgcgctcggcggagagaagttcgtcattggtgaggcgaaccgtggaaggcgtcgaaatccttttggtggcgaagcgtaggatgtacgcgatgactcgtaatgccctaccataatccgagaaacgttcgctgacgtcctcaagtagggtggtcgcggtggtgtggcactggactcgttgctccagctgggtatctgggagttcgttatggggagttggccaatactcgggggctcgttggagccagtccggcccatgccgcCAGAGGCTGCTGGCCaataactcggccgcggagactccacggctcgccagatcagcggggttgtcctcggagcgcacatgtgaccagctttggccactggtgcttttggagatgctggatacccgattggccacgaaggtggaccaactgcacgggggtttattaagccaagccaacacgatggtagagtcggtccaaaactgggaggttgcaggtgggattgggagttcaggaacgatcgacgcccagagatcggctagcaaaaccgctccgcacaactccagccgaggcagcgagactgttttgactggagctacacgggtcttagccgttaataaatggacgtctacttgatcgccgtACCGAGCCCGCACATAtggggctgctccatacgctttctgtgacgcgtcacagaagccatgaagctcccacgagagcttatcgctggtgtttagccaacggggaatgcggagtcgactgaggtctgggtaatcctgcaggaattcgtgccattgctgcagcaggagaggcggcagaacatcatcccagcccagttcggtaagccagatttgttgcatgaatatcttcgctcggatgacaaatggggctagccaaccagcggggtcgaagagtttagcgatatgacacagaacctgcctcttggagatcgactccttcaatgGTGGGttcgctacggtgaagaagaagacgtcctcggcagcttgccagcggatgcccaaggcagtgctcgcgtcttccagctcgagaaagtcctctcgcaacAGGTGCTCTCTCagaatggcttgaagtacttccttcttattggaagtccgcTTCCGAAtcgggaagcccgcagattggagggccgcttgaagctctcgtatggcgagacgggcgtcggcttcagtgtgtgcgccggcaaggacatcatcaacatacatgtagttccgaaggatttcgctcgcctgaggatacatcgcttgcacgtcttgtgccagttgtaaaaggactcggatcgccaagaatggcgcgcagttaaccccaaacgtgacagtttgtaactcataatcctgaatattgccgcagcggtctcggtagaggatccgctgaaagggggtatgcctggggtcgactcggatttgtcgatacatctgcgttatgtcggcgttgaaaacgaattgaaagaaccgccatttcagtacctgaagcgtgaggtcggcctgaagagtggggccggtgtgcaagacatcgttgaggctgacgccttgtgtagaggggctcgacgcgttaaaagtctgtgccgcgaaaactgatcgagacaccggagggtcaggcatgatagccccacacagaacccatccaaagatggtttctagcccgacgaactcaccaatatcctttttgatccgttctccgaggatgtggggaaacaggtctacaccgataatcatgtcaataggcgcgggcttgttgtagtacgggtcagccagggggcgatcgaggcactgcgtcagaaccgtattaaggaatggagctgttggaatggcccctgacaatttggatacgaccagggcggagacctgaatcttgttcagtctgtcacacgggggagacagcattagcagacacaccttgtcggcgcagcctccatcactctggcccatgccagtaaccgcggcgtctactgggtaaaaggggggctggaccatgctgaagacaaGCTCgtagagaaaagttgaatcggccccagagtcgatcaacgcccgaatatggtgatccacaccacgatggtgcagagtgacaatcgcagtgcctaaaaggcctctgcctggggtagatgcaaaataactttgagcatttgtgagctgattgctcgtggacggacgctctgtggcgctggatggtgggacttgcgcagcggacggcgagggcacggacacatcactaggatgcaacagcgtatgatgacgttccttgcaggtatggcaattatgcgcactggagcagcccttcacttgatgaccgcgggcaaaacagttcagacaaagtccctgctgtctaatggtttccagccgcctcttaacaggcatatcaagatAACTAGGGCAGAACCGTAttgggtgattctcccgatggcacagcttacaagaagccggtttgagctgggctttcgcggggaacgcttggaccttcatcgttgcagaggatttgcgggggccaatggggatggcttgcacacttggggacgacttatgttcttcggtggcatccaggacacgataccgatcggtaagaaattggttcaaatcggaccaagttgagacgacagtcttatttggcactgattgctaccacaggaggattgtggccttcggcaatttgctagtgcagatggcgataagtaagacatcccaattctccgtacTAACATCTGAACGCTCTAGcgcggtaagacacccttgaaacgcagtctgcagctctcgcaaggatttgcccgactcttgtgccaccgcgggaatctgaagaagttgtctggcttgactcatgacaagcagacggctattttcgtaccgtacggtgaggttctcccacgcggcctggaaaccctcattcgtcaggggggacttagccacgatggttctcgcttcccctcgcgtcttggtgttcaagtgatagagcttctccacttgtgacaagtacgggttggcgatataaatggcggcgaacaaatcgcagaatgtgggccatgctaggctgtcgccatcaaatgtctccacctcacacggaggaactctatgccccgccagcctcgacggagcggttggctgacgcataagactcgtcatctgtgccgagagctgttcgatgcgttctccgaacaaggtcccgcatcgcacatacgccgcataagcgtattcgtgcttcgccttgatgtggcttatgtttgccaagctttcctcgtcggtttggactgtcaaggccttgtgacaacgggagtattccatctcgacagttgaccatagggatttgagctgctctaagtgcattttaatggaaaacaagggcacttcagaagttagtgCTTCACTttcccgagcttcgaacagagtcaatgtgtcgcacgccagaataaaatcggagagggacattctggagtgttctctgcgctgttgtgatacggatcgggtgacgggagcgtcagaacagtgcgtcacaacaacgtgcgggatctgggtctgggtctgggttgaaagcttggaacgacctttgtgttcactcgagtctttaaccgagaatctgcgaccctgagggaggctggacgaagacggacgggatcttggggattcgctgcggctgcgaacagacgagaacttgcgcgaaatatccgtacgcttcacggtcaccggagttatcggaggccgaaccttctccggagttgcagagggagacgaaagactgttagacttcggcgcagtcttggacggctccgtggacatactcaggggacgaccttaccgtcgaacatcgagtttgtgggtttttttttttttttttttggtttggaaAAAACCacaggaaatgagaagtggactgtatgaggacgcaagagctttctcactgtgcaccgcaggattgcgggagaattatctcgcgtgtggctcggaaacggagcccttttaatggggttagatgcggaacaatatacgaacgcacgagtgcggatcaaaacttgcacgtagacaaagcgaaatgattacaaaacaagtttgtatggattcgtaagtaacgctgggagtacgtataaaacaaaacacggaggaaatatataaataaagatgtataggataaaagaaaatacgtttttgtataaatctggatctggatatatatatgtgcgcaaaatactggccggaaaaattatatatataatttataaatatggacggatatataaatatgggcccgatagtgcggaaaaaatatatatatatgtatttatttataaatatgggcggatatatatatgagcgcaaaaagctggccggaaaaaataaatttataatttttgaatatgaacggatatataaatatgggcccgatagtgctggaaaaaatatatatgtatttatttataaatatgggcggatatatatatgagcgcaaaaggctggccggtaaaaataaatttataatttttgaatatgaacggatatataaatatgggtccgatagtgctggaaaaaatatatatgtatttatttataaatatgggcggatatatatatgtgcgcaaaatactggccggaaaaaattatatatataatttataaatatggacggatatataaatatgggcccgatagtgctggaaaaaatatatatgtatttatttatagatatgggcggatatataaatgaGCGCAAAAAGttggccggaaaaattatataaataatttataaatatggacggatatataaatgtgggcacgatagtgctggaaa encodes:
- the LOC6653222 gene encoding 40S ribosomal protein S5a, translated to MTDVAESAVENFEEPAAAAPLETESADTILETNVVATTELPEIKLFGRWSCDDVTVNDISLQDYISVKEKFARYLPHSAGRYAAKRFRKAQCPIVERLTCSLMMKGRNNGKKLMACRIVKHSFEIIHLLTGENPLQILVSAIINSGPREDSTRIGRAGTVRRQAVDVSPLRRVNQAIWLLCTGAREAAFRNIKTIAECLADELINAAKGSSNSYAIKKKDELERVAKSNR